In Opitutus sp., one genomic interval encodes:
- a CDS encoding 3-ketoacyl-ACP reductase has translation MNPQAVVLVTGSSRGLGRGVAETLAALGVSVAVHYGSNRAAADETVARCQALALSPAQRFISVAGDLGQAAGRQALFDGTMAAFGRIDALVNNAGIAPRVRADLTEATEEIFDEVIDVNLKGPYFLTQLVAKYWLAHLGQSLLPDGYKLIFVTSLSASVPSVNRGEYCISKAGVAMATQLWANRLAGDGISVIELRPGIMATDMTSGVTAKYDALIAGGLVPQKRWGTPADLGRAVTAIVAGHFPFSTGDVINIDGGFHLRSL, from the coding sequence ATGAATCCCCAAGCCGTCGTTCTCGTCACCGGTTCCAGTCGCGGTCTCGGCCGTGGTGTCGCCGAAACCCTCGCCGCTCTCGGCGTCAGCGTCGCCGTCCATTACGGCTCGAACCGCGCGGCAGCCGACGAGACCGTGGCGCGTTGCCAAGCCCTCGCCCTCTCCCCCGCCCAGCGCTTCATTTCAGTCGCCGGCGATCTCGGCCAGGCCGCCGGCCGCCAAGCCCTGTTCGATGGCACCATGGCCGCCTTCGGACGTATCGACGCTTTGGTGAACAACGCCGGCATCGCCCCCCGAGTCCGCGCCGACCTCACCGAAGCCACCGAGGAGATTTTCGACGAGGTCATCGATGTTAACCTCAAGGGGCCTTACTTCCTCACCCAGTTGGTCGCCAAATACTGGCTCGCTCACCTCGGCCAATCGCTCCTACCCGACGGCTACAAACTCATCTTCGTAACCTCGCTCTCCGCCTCGGTCCCCTCGGTTAATCGTGGCGAATACTGCATCTCCAAAGCGGGCGTCGCCATGGCCACCCAGCTCTGGGCCAACCGTCTTGCCGGCGACGGCATCAGCGTGATCGAACTGCGCCCCGGCATCATGGCCACCGACATGACCTCCGGCGTGACCGCCAAATACGACGCCTTGATCGCCGGTGGTCTCGTCCCACAGAAGCGTTGGGGCACCCCGGCCGATCTCGGCCGCGCCGTCACCGCGATTGTCGCCGGCCACTTCCCGTTCTCCACCGGCGACGTCATCAACATCGATGGCGGTTTCCACCTCCGCAGCCTCTAA